The proteins below come from a single Orcinus orca chromosome 6, mOrcOrc1.1, whole genome shotgun sequence genomic window:
- the BICD2 gene encoding protein bicaudal D homolog 2 isoform X2, producing MSAPSEEEEYARLVMEAQPEWLRAEVKRLSHELAETTREKIQAAEYGLAVLEEKHQLKLQFEELEVDYEAIRGEMEQLKEAFGQAHTNHKKVAADGESREESLIQESASKEQYYVRKVLELQTELKQLRNVLANTQSENERLASVAQELKEINQNVEIQRGRLRDDIKEYKFREARLLQDYSELEEENISLQKQVSVLRQNQVEFEGLKHEIKRLEEETEYLNSQLEDAIRLKEISERQLEEALETLKTEREQKNSLRKELSHYMSINDSLYTSHLHVSLDGLKLGDDAEALANGFEHGGLAKLPLDNKTSTPTKDGLAPPSPSLVSDLLSELNISEIQKLKQQLMQMEREKVGLLATLQDTQKQLEQARGALSEQHEEVSRLTENLSALRRLQASKERRTALDSEKERDSHEDGDYYEVDINGPEILACKYRVALAEAGELREQLKTLRSAHEASEAQHTEEKGRHEAESQALTEKVSLLEKASRQDRELLSRLQMELKKVSDVAGETQGSLSVAQDELVTFSEELANLYHHVCMCNNETPTRVVLDYYREGPAGAGSCSPETRGRRSPVLPKGPPASEGRARDSSPSPGSSLPSPLSDPRREPMNIYNLIAIIRDQIRHLQAAVDRTTELSRQRLASQELGPAADKDREALMEEILKLKSLLSTKREQITTLRTVLKANKQTAEVALANLKSKYENEKAMVTETMMKLRNELKALKEDAATFSSLRAMFATRCDEYITQLDEMQRQLAAAEDEKKTLNSLLRMAIQQKLALTQRLELLELDHEQTRRSRAKATPKAKPGTPSL from the exons GCATTTGGACAGGCCCACACGAACCATAAGAAGGTGGCTGCGGACGGCGAGAGCCGGGAGGAGAGTCTGATCCAGGAGTCAGCTTCCAAGGAGCAGTACTATGTGCGCAAGGTGCTGGAGCTGCAGACAGAGCTGAAGCAGCTGCGCAACGTGCTTGCCAACACGCAGTCAGAGAACGAGCGCCTGGCCTCAGTGGCCCAGGAGCTGAAGGAG ATCAACCAAAATGTAGAGATTCAGCGTGGCCGCCTGCGGGATGACATCAAGGAGTACAAGTTCCGGGAGGCCCGCCTGCTGCAGGACTACTCGGAGTTGGAGGAGGAGAACATCAGTCTGCAAAAGCAGGTGTCTGTGCTCAGGCAGAACCAG GTGGAGTTTGAGGGTCTCAAGCATGAGATCAAGCGTCTGGAGGAGGAGACCGAATATCTCAACAGCCAGCTGGAGGACGCCATTCGGCTCAAGGAGATCTCAGAGCGGCAGCTGGAGGAGGCGCTGGAGACGCTGAAGACAGAGCGGGAGCAGAAGAACAGTCTGCGCAAGGAGCTGTCGCACTACATGAGCATCAATGACTCCCTCTACACCAGCCACCTGCACGTCTCCCTGGACGGCCTTAAGCTCGGTGATGACGCCGAAGCCCTGGCCAATGGCTTTGAGCACGGTGGCCTGGCCAAGCTGCCGCTGGACAACAAGACCTCCACGCCCACCAAGGACGGCCTTGCTCCACCTTCCCCCAGCCTCGTTTCTGACCTCCTCAGTGAGCTCAACATCTCTGAGATCCAGAAGCTTAAGCAGCAGCTAATGCAG ATGGAGCGGGAGAAGGTGGGCCTGCTGGCAACGCTGCAGGACACACAGAAGCAGCTGGAGCAGGCCCGAGGGGCCCTGTCGGAGCAGCACGAGGAGGTGAGCCGCCTCACAGAGAACCTGAGTGCTCTGCGGCGCCTGCAGGCCAGCAAGGAGCGGCGGACAGCCCTGGACAGTGAGAAGGAGCGAGACAGCCATGAGGATGGTGACTACTATGAGGTGGACATCAATGGGCCTGAGATCCTGGCCTGCAAGTACCGTGTGGCCCTGGCAGAGGCTGGTGAGCTTCGGGAGCAGCTGAAGACGCTGCGCAGTGCACACGAGGCCAGCGAGGCCCAGCACACCGAGGAGAAGGGCCGGCATGAGGCCGAAAGCCAGGCGCTCACTGAGAAGGTCTCCCTGTTGGAGAAGGCCAGCCGCCAGGACCGCGAGCTCCTGTCCCGGCTGCAGATGGAGCTGAAGAAGGTGAGCGACGTCGCAGGCGAGACACAAGGCAGCTTGAGCGTGGCCCAGGACGAGCTGGTGACCTTCAGTGAGGAGCTGGCCAACCTCTACCACCACGTGTGCATGTGCAACAACGAGACGCCCACCCGTGTGGTGCTGGACTACTACCGAGAGGGCCCGGCTGGCGCCGGCAGCTGCAGCCCTGAGACCCGTGGGCGTCGCTCACCTGTCCTGCCCAAGGGGCCGCCTGCCTCAGAGGGTAGGGCCAGGGACAGCAGCCCCTCACCTGGCTCCTCACTGCCCTCGCCCCTGAGTGACCCACGCCGGGAGCCCATGAACATCTACAACCTGATCGCCATCATCCGTGACCAGATCAGGCACCTGCAGGCAGCCGTGGACCGCACCACAGAGCTGTCGCGGCAGCGCCTGGCCTCACAGGAGCTGGGCCCAGCTGCAGACAAGGACCGGGAGGCACTCATGGAGGAGATCCTGAAGCTGAAGTCGCTGCTCAGCACCAAGCGGGAGCAGATCACCACGCTGCGCACGGTGCTCAAGGCCAACAAGCAG ACAGCAGAGGTGGCCCTCGCCAACCTAAAGAGCAAGTACGAGAACGAGAAGGCCATGGTGACCGAGACCATGATGAAGCTGCGCAACGAGCTCAAGGCCCTCAAGGAGGACGCGGCCACCTTCTCCTCACTGCGTGCCATGTTCGCCACCAG GTGTGACGAGTACATCACACAGTTGGATGAGATGCAGCGGCAGCTGGCAGCTGCTGAGGACGAGAAGAAGACGCTCAACTCGCTGCTGCGCATGGCCATCCAGCAGAAGCTGGCGCTGACCCAGCGGCTGGAGTTGCTTGAGCTGGACCATGAGCAGACCCGGCGAAGCCGCGCCAAGGCCACCCCCAAGGCCAAGCCTGGTACCCCGAGC CTGTAG
- the BICD2 gene encoding protein bicaudal D homolog 2 isoform X1 — protein sequence MSAPSEEEEYARLVMEAQPEWLRAEVKRLSHELAETTREKIQAAEYGLAVLEEKHQLKLQFEELEVDYEAIRGEMEQLKEAFGQAHTNHKKVAADGESREESLIQESASKEQYYVRKVLELQTELKQLRNVLANTQSENERLASVAQELKEINQNVEIQRGRLRDDIKEYKFREARLLQDYSELEEENISLQKQVSVLRQNQVEFEGLKHEIKRLEEETEYLNSQLEDAIRLKEISERQLEEALETLKTEREQKNSLRKELSHYMSINDSLYTSHLHVSLDGLKLGDDAEALANGFEHGGLAKLPLDNKTSTPTKDGLAPPSPSLVSDLLSELNISEIQKLKQQLMQMEREKVGLLATLQDTQKQLEQARGALSEQHEEVSRLTENLSALRRLQASKERRTALDSEKERDSHEDGDYYEVDINGPEILACKYRVALAEAGELREQLKTLRSAHEASEAQHTEEKGRHEAESQALTEKVSLLEKASRQDRELLSRLQMELKKVSDVAGETQGSLSVAQDELVTFSEELANLYHHVCMCNNETPTRVVLDYYREGPAGAGSCSPETRGRRSPVLPKGPPASEGRARDSSPSPGSSLPSPLSDPRREPMNIYNLIAIIRDQIRHLQAAVDRTTELSRQRLASQELGPAADKDREALMEEILKLKSLLSTKREQITTLRTVLKANKQTAEVALANLKSKYENEKAMVTETMMKLRNELKALKEDAATFSSLRAMFATRCDEYITQLDEMQRQLAAAEDEKKTLNSLLRMAIQQKLALTQRLELLELDHEQTRRSRAKATPKAKPGTPSVSHTCACASDRAEGAGLAAQVLCGEKYNVYCD from the exons GCATTTGGACAGGCCCACACGAACCATAAGAAGGTGGCTGCGGACGGCGAGAGCCGGGAGGAGAGTCTGATCCAGGAGTCAGCTTCCAAGGAGCAGTACTATGTGCGCAAGGTGCTGGAGCTGCAGACAGAGCTGAAGCAGCTGCGCAACGTGCTTGCCAACACGCAGTCAGAGAACGAGCGCCTGGCCTCAGTGGCCCAGGAGCTGAAGGAG ATCAACCAAAATGTAGAGATTCAGCGTGGCCGCCTGCGGGATGACATCAAGGAGTACAAGTTCCGGGAGGCCCGCCTGCTGCAGGACTACTCGGAGTTGGAGGAGGAGAACATCAGTCTGCAAAAGCAGGTGTCTGTGCTCAGGCAGAACCAG GTGGAGTTTGAGGGTCTCAAGCATGAGATCAAGCGTCTGGAGGAGGAGACCGAATATCTCAACAGCCAGCTGGAGGACGCCATTCGGCTCAAGGAGATCTCAGAGCGGCAGCTGGAGGAGGCGCTGGAGACGCTGAAGACAGAGCGGGAGCAGAAGAACAGTCTGCGCAAGGAGCTGTCGCACTACATGAGCATCAATGACTCCCTCTACACCAGCCACCTGCACGTCTCCCTGGACGGCCTTAAGCTCGGTGATGACGCCGAAGCCCTGGCCAATGGCTTTGAGCACGGTGGCCTGGCCAAGCTGCCGCTGGACAACAAGACCTCCACGCCCACCAAGGACGGCCTTGCTCCACCTTCCCCCAGCCTCGTTTCTGACCTCCTCAGTGAGCTCAACATCTCTGAGATCCAGAAGCTTAAGCAGCAGCTAATGCAG ATGGAGCGGGAGAAGGTGGGCCTGCTGGCAACGCTGCAGGACACACAGAAGCAGCTGGAGCAGGCCCGAGGGGCCCTGTCGGAGCAGCACGAGGAGGTGAGCCGCCTCACAGAGAACCTGAGTGCTCTGCGGCGCCTGCAGGCCAGCAAGGAGCGGCGGACAGCCCTGGACAGTGAGAAGGAGCGAGACAGCCATGAGGATGGTGACTACTATGAGGTGGACATCAATGGGCCTGAGATCCTGGCCTGCAAGTACCGTGTGGCCCTGGCAGAGGCTGGTGAGCTTCGGGAGCAGCTGAAGACGCTGCGCAGTGCACACGAGGCCAGCGAGGCCCAGCACACCGAGGAGAAGGGCCGGCATGAGGCCGAAAGCCAGGCGCTCACTGAGAAGGTCTCCCTGTTGGAGAAGGCCAGCCGCCAGGACCGCGAGCTCCTGTCCCGGCTGCAGATGGAGCTGAAGAAGGTGAGCGACGTCGCAGGCGAGACACAAGGCAGCTTGAGCGTGGCCCAGGACGAGCTGGTGACCTTCAGTGAGGAGCTGGCCAACCTCTACCACCACGTGTGCATGTGCAACAACGAGACGCCCACCCGTGTGGTGCTGGACTACTACCGAGAGGGCCCGGCTGGCGCCGGCAGCTGCAGCCCTGAGACCCGTGGGCGTCGCTCACCTGTCCTGCCCAAGGGGCCGCCTGCCTCAGAGGGTAGGGCCAGGGACAGCAGCCCCTCACCTGGCTCCTCACTGCCCTCGCCCCTGAGTGACCCACGCCGGGAGCCCATGAACATCTACAACCTGATCGCCATCATCCGTGACCAGATCAGGCACCTGCAGGCAGCCGTGGACCGCACCACAGAGCTGTCGCGGCAGCGCCTGGCCTCACAGGAGCTGGGCCCAGCTGCAGACAAGGACCGGGAGGCACTCATGGAGGAGATCCTGAAGCTGAAGTCGCTGCTCAGCACCAAGCGGGAGCAGATCACCACGCTGCGCACGGTGCTCAAGGCCAACAAGCAG ACAGCAGAGGTGGCCCTCGCCAACCTAAAGAGCAAGTACGAGAACGAGAAGGCCATGGTGACCGAGACCATGATGAAGCTGCGCAACGAGCTCAAGGCCCTCAAGGAGGACGCGGCCACCTTCTCCTCACTGCGTGCCATGTTCGCCACCAG GTGTGACGAGTACATCACACAGTTGGATGAGATGCAGCGGCAGCTGGCAGCTGCTGAGGACGAGAAGAAGACGCTCAACTCGCTGCTGCGCATGGCCATCCAGCAGAAGCTGGCGCTGACCCAGCGGCTGGAGTTGCTTGAGCTGGACCATGAGCAGACCCGGCGAAGCCGCGCCAAGGCCACCCCCAAGGCCAAGCCTGGTACCCCGAGCGTAAGTCACACCTGCGCCTGCGCTAGTGACAGGGCTGAGGGTGCTGGGCTTGCTGCCCAGGTGCTCTGTGGCGAGAAATATAATGTTTACTGCGATTAG